The Vicia villosa cultivar HV-30 ecotype Madison, WI unplaced genomic scaffold, Vvil1.0 ctg.001572F_1_1, whole genome shotgun sequence genome contains a region encoding:
- the LOC131635856 gene encoding uncharacterized protein LOC131635856, with the protein MSRPVERIAEINDGKELWKIVVRIHHRWNVVSNNKEHFEMIFVDKLGDDIHAVVPAPHVSVFTEKCLLGHTYTPCEINKFILDVVGMVDSIGYAQTESGAKKQQISMMLRDHSNNMVNCTLWESYADQFIKFNKVRVAASLPTVVLLHYAKVKEEGKYPLSVTNTYNVTLLCVDADFPIMKDFIDRMPEESRVTLSEQLGGNSQYSSQSSENQQLTPVTFCATVATTKLLVASPFGWYYRACHMCQSIARGDSPPFECEAGHETMAEALRYKIEIEVTHGGQSCNFVFWNRECEMLLDLSASQLRNTMIEGGITDPLDFPLALDQLLKLEMAMKVKWHPRWKNCSVVMIIKNDPIIQQLKEKWGTDEEPIPIQTVIPETLEIKESVDEAKTGANEDCELVTDLEITSEHKPDAVTPGGKRHLPAASSESTNLDGLHDGELSSNKLRKIIKMEKID; encoded by the exons ATGTCAAGGCCTGTTGAGAGAATAGCAGAGATCAATGATGGAAAAGAGCTTTGGAAGATTGTTGTTAGGATTCACCACAGATGGAATGTTGTCTCCAACAACAAGGAACATTTTGAAATGATCTTtgttgacaaattg GGAGATGATATTCATGCTGTTGTTCCAGCACCACATGTGTCGGTGTTCACCGAAAAATGCTTATTAGGGCATACTTATACT CCGtgtgaaattaataaatttattttagatgTCGTTGGAATGGTGGATAGTATTGGTTATGCACAGACTGAGTCGGGCGCAAAGAAGCAGCAAATTAGCATGATGTTGCGTGACCAcag CAACAACATGGTGAACTGTACTCTGTGGGAATCATACGCGGATCAGTTCATCAAGTTTAACAAAGTTAGGGTTGCTGCATCACTCCCTACAGTTGTGTTGCTTCATTATGCCAAAGTGAAGGAAGAAG GAAAGTATCCTCTGTCTGTGACAAACACCTACAATGTGACCCTTTTATGTGTTGATGCTGATTTTCCTATCATGAAAGACTTCATTGATAG AATGCCTGAGGAGAGCAGGGTAACCCTGTCTGAACAACTTGGAGGGAATTCCCAATATTCCTCCCAAAGTTCTGAAAATCAACAGCTGACTCCT GTTACATTTTGTGCTACTGTCGCTACAACAAAATTATTAGTAGCGTCTCCGTTTGGATGGTACTATCGTGCCTGTCATATGTGTCAATCTATAGCGCGTGGGGACAGCCCCCCCTTTGAGTGTGAAGCTGGTCATGAAACCATGGCTGAAGCCCTTAG GTATAAGATTGAGATTGAGGTTACTCATGGGGGCCAAAGCTGCAATTTTGTCTTCTGGAACAGAGAATGTGAAATGCTGTTGGATTTATCTGCATCCCAACTTCGTAACACTATGATTGAG GGTGGAATTACTGATCCATTGGACTTTCCGTTAGCACTTGATCAGTTGTTGAAGTTGGAAATGGCTATGAAGGTTAAGTGGCATCCACGCTGGAAGAACTGTTCCGTCGTTATGATTATAAAAAATGATCCTATTATCCAGCAACTTAAGGAAAAATGGGGAACAGATGAG GAACCTATTCCAATCCAAACTGTCATACCTGAGACTCTGGAG ATTAAAGAGAGTGTTGATGAGGCTAAAACAGGTGCCAATGAAGATTGTGAATTGGTTACA GACCTGGAAATTACATCTGAGCACAAGCCTGATGCTGTCACACCTGGTGGTAAAAGGCATCTTCCTGCTGCATCAAGTGAATCCACTAATTTGGACGGATTACATGATGGAGAACTGTCATCAAACAAGCTGAGGAAGATAATTAAAATGGAGAAGATTGATTAG